One Leguminivora glycinivorella isolate SPB_JAAS2020 chromosome 15, LegGlyc_1.1, whole genome shotgun sequence genomic window, TTTTACTTGCGATCGTCACATATAATGtgtataatacatacaatcTCTTTACGATGCGTCGATCTGATTTCACCTTTTAATCTCCAGATATAATAGACTGCAAGAACGCCGTTTTCCGCACAACCATAGCGGCGACGGCGACCAGCCTCGTGGAAGCCAAGACAGACCAGGTGGACAACTTGGTACTGCCGCTGATCAACATTATTGCGTTCCAGTTTACACACGCGTTGAGCTAGATACTCTTTCGCACCCAAGATCCCGCCCAGTGGGCACTCGTGAACCTTGCTCAGTGTCGGAGAACCCGCCTAGCGGGTTCTCGCCATACAAGCGGGCAGTTATAAATGTGGAAAACTTTCTGACGGTAGATATATCAGATAGAGTATGTACTAAGTATGTACACCGAAACAAGGTAGTCGTACCAATCGTTTGAGTCGAAAATTACATGATCCATGTTACTATTTTTGTAAACTGTAAAATATGAATGTTTGTAAAACTATTATCGTCACTATGGCGTACAATGGTCTATTTTTTACTGGAAGTGATGAAATAAGTGATATTTAAGACTGCgggtatattttatataaacatGTATGTAACtctatgtacctacattttgcGGTACTGATTTCGACCCATGTTTTGATGATGGAAACCAAAGGTTCCAAGAACCATTTGGTAATAGAACTTGACAAGCCCATAAGTTTAAAACTGTTTGACTGTCTAAAATCGAAGTGCAGTCAAGGTAGTAAATATAGTAGCGGACaaggtgccaaaaatatgtCTCCACGACCTTAACACATGAGCAATACAGTCGTGTACACATTAGTCACATTGTACACATCTATATTTAACCCATTCGCTGACACTACGTCGACAGCCGAACTACTGCCGCAGAAAAGGCATGTATTTTGTCTGCCAGCGAAAGGGTTAATACCTTGACTGTAAAGTCAAATCAAGAGCTTGCATAAGAAATTAAATTTTAGATAAAGGCCTTTTATACTTTTGTacctaataatttatttacttagACATTCCAAagagattttttaaataaaatatttttttctttcaattaaaattgtttattgttaaatgttgtttcttttaaTTTGTTCCTGTGTTCATTCTGCTACCATTATTGTAATAGGTCTACCACTGTCCAGGTCTAATGATTTTATGTGGTTGCAGAGGTTACTGACTACTGGATCTTATAACTAAAATTagcattattttattacatttgacttactaaattcatataaatattttctgttGCTGTCACAAAtatgtatgtttttcttttgtgcattaaaattaaataaaaatataaatcaatGTCATGTAAGGTAACAAACCCTTCATTGCGAATGTATCTAATCGGAATATTCACTCCAACTTCAAGTAAATAAGAGATGGCCGTAATGATCCATCGTTTGACGTGGAGGACCTGTgtgacacaaataaatgctataGGAATTGATCATGTCATAATTGATATTCTAGCGAATCCTGTCTTAATATTTAGGTCAATGCCTGTCTTAATATTTAGAAAATCATATTTAGTTTCACGTGGTAAAGTTGTGCTACCCATTTTCATTAACAATGTCCACGTCATTTTGCTCATTTTCAACTGCTTGCTTTTCATTTACAATATTGACATCATTTAACTTATTTTCCTCAGTAATTCGTTGTCGTTTTTCATTTGCAATGTCCATGTCATTTTGCTCATTTACAAATGTAATTTGCTTTTCATTTTCATCTACAATATCTACATTATTATGTTCATTTTCGACATTAACATTTAGTACATTTTCATTTACAATGTCCAGATCATTTTGTGTATTTTCAACAACATTGTTTAGTTCAATTTCATTTTCCATATTCACATCATTTTGTTCATTTTCAATCTTGATTTCCTGTCCATTTTCATTTACAATATCCACATTATTTTgttcattttcaatttcaacttgATGTCCATTTTCGTTTTGATTATTCACATGTCCATTTTCTGTTTGATTGtcattattttcttcttttacttctaattttattattttggctTTATCATCACAGTTTGTTCCACTGATACTTATATCACTATTACGTTTCTTTATAAGTACGCGTTGCTTTTTAACCCCTTTACATTTAGCTTTGAACATTTTCTCTAAAGTCATAACACTATATCTATCTATGGTCCAGTCAACCACTGAATATTCTGCCTTTTTCATAGGATTCTCTTCTTCTGAATATGTCGGTATGTCTAATCCAAGTATGTTCATAACTTTCTCTAAAACATCGTCGACGTAATAGTTTATTACAAGGTCAGCTTTGTTGTCCTGGCAAAAAAAACAAAcggtattaattattatgtcactagcttttgcccgcggcttcgctcgcgttagaaagagacaaaaagtagcctatgtcactccccatcccttcaactatatccacttaaaaaatcacgtcaattcgtagctgcGTTTtgttgtgaaagacggacaaacaaacagacatacacactttcccatttataatattgggttggtaagaaagtaatgagcgaatcataaccaatattgtaatttttatttaatttattattttaatcatttatcaaaaatataacggccttcgttatctactacttgtctccatcgttctggtaaagaatgaatagcatcggcgaagaagttcttaggtttagattcaaaaactcagctatgtactgtcgtagatgggcttgatcatcgaactttttttcattcaaggcattgcttagcgatctgaataatgcgtaatccgtaggtgccaagtctggagagtacggtggatgaggtatcactttccaacctagctccaatagctttagccgagtcacttttgcaatgtgtgggcgagcattgtcgtgtaagaaaaaactttagcatgctgtggacgattcagacagattttttggtttaaattttcaagctgattacagtatactgatgcggtaacagtcattccacttggtaggagttcccagtgaataataccaggaatatcccaccaaacggacagcataacttttttcgggtgaggctctgtttttggtgcctctattcctttttcgtttggagctagccactgacgtttgcgtgtgtgatttatatataagacccatttttcatctccagtgataagatggtccaaccagttgaatgtgcggcgaaaagacagaagttgtatgcagatatcggcacggcggtttagttgatctctatcaagagtatcaagttcgtgcggtatccaaacactgtatttgtagttttttcccaactcgtgtaaatgtgtttctatggtgacatgagagcagcctaactcggtagcaagagtacgactcattagcctcggatctccttcaattaaggtttttaatttggctacatcaatcttcaccggtcgaccagacttaggttgattagataatgaaaagtcgccactacgaaaccgctggaaccatcgtttcgccgtggcctcagacacaacttcaggagcaacacgctgacatatattacgcactgcttcggcgtctgaatggccagactgaaattcatatagtaagcaatgccttacatgcacttttaatgctcggcgacagctagtgaatgactgacgagaaactgtgcgactcgccctttatatactttcgaccatagaagattctagaactctctcaaaaattttatgtggaattcaattgatcgctcattacttttttaccaacccaatattagtatggatgtaacaaaaatatggtataataaaattaatagtttTAACTATTGCTTACGTGTTTTGTGGGTTGCAAGTTACAGATGACAAGTTTCCCTCCATATTTTACTGTTTCTAAAGGTAAGTTCCCACTAGGaacaatttgcaaagtagttccTAGACATATACTGAGGTCTGCAATACTGAAAacaaattaacattttttttcaccatTTTAATTTAGCTAAATTGGTTTAGTCTATCTATGTTTGGGTGctgcatttttgtttatatTCATAGATGAGTGCTGCTTTCATTCAATTCTTAGACAAAAATTGATGTCATGATAAgtaagaaaaagataatatttaacttataaattataaaatatgcaTCACAGCATTTCACATAAAATCTTTTGCATACGAAACTGTGAGGGATGAACAATTATAATTTCAAGAAGGgaataatattacattattacCTAGAATGCCACTCTGCCATAAGCAGATCATTCTCCGGCAAGCTGTGCTCCCAATCCAGGACTCCATCATAGAGTCGCCCGCGGCAGGGCCTGCCACAAATGTGTGCCGCGGCGCAAGGCACGCCACTGCACTTCTTGCCTACTGTCTCCACAGGAGAGCTCCGGACAAATTGCCTGTCCATCAAacacaaattttaattaaaattttgatgaaTATCAAATTACAGATCTGTATGAAATGTAAGTAAATGAATTAGCTTTTAACACTTAAAATTTCATGACTTTCAATATTGTCCACAATTTACATTTAGATATTATCCAGTTGCAAGCTCTTAAGTTGGTTCAGTATACATTTAGCCTGATTTCTTAAGCAAATTAAGAGCAAAGTCAGTAGCACAGGTTGCCAAGCTGGAAAGATGTTAAAAAAATGAGCTAGTACAAGAATTTTCTACAGGAATAAAGCTTTGGACATTATTTTGTCCACCAGCGAAGCTACTGCTGCTATTGTATCTTCCAACAATTTGACATCTTAGAGAAATTGTTTTCAGATTCATTTCACACAAGGACACGAATTCAAACATTGTTACACACCTTTTGCACAAGTTGCACTCATCAACGAACATATTCCCATGCAGCTCGGAGAGAAACTCTCTTGGCAGCCCCGATTTTAAATGCAAACCATCTATGTTTTGGCTCACAATGTAATGAACCTTATCACATTCTACGAGTTTCTTTAGTATGAGATGGGTTTTTGTAGGCTTCGCATCAGCAAATGAAACATTTATAGAGGGCTTTTTGCCTTTTTTCTCTAGGGTCCATACACCATTTGGTCCTCTGCAAAGAAAAACAGGTGCATTAATAAGtgcattaattatttttcatcattCATCTTTCTCTTCTCTCTTTAAAggaagagtgaataggctattactgaatctgTAAGCTCTGTCTTAGACTCTGTTTTTCGCGGATCAGTCCATAGCAAAAAATATTCACTTTAAAttgcaaattaaatacaataaaaaaaaacttaattaaaacatttaaaacttaACCCAAGAGAAGAGGGTAGATCGACGCGTACGCGATAGCTAGCTTATGCTGTGCTCTGTGTTCAAATAAATAGTTAGAAGTGTTTTTTAAGGAATATACCAGCAAGTTACTGTGAATTACAGTGAAATACTTCACCACTAGTGTTATCcaagcaaaacaaaaacaaaataaggACAATTTGTGCATAAACTTAAAATAGTGTATCTTCCTACCCACAACtttgaaaatataaaaaccaaataattttattcaataaaacagACTTAAATAATTATCAAAACAACCATGAAGTGTTCCAAATGCAATAAAGCAAGCGGTGCTAAGTGCTTAATAATTAGTTGTGACTCATGTTCGACCAAACTTTGCCAAGAATGTGCAGGACTTTCACCTACAGAGGTGCGCGTGTTTGAGCTAAAAACTATCCAAAGAGTGGTTCAGTTCTTGTGCATGGACTGCAAGAAAGCTATGCGCGAGCTCCCGCGCATTCTGGAGACTCTTCAACAGCTTCAAAAACAGGTTGAAGACCTAAAAAGGCGCAATGACATTGCAACTCGTGAAGAGGTCATTCAGGAGCTGATTGAGCGGAAAAAGCGGGCCAAAAATGTCATAATCTTCAATGTACCGGAAAGTTGCTCAAACCAGCCCGAAGAAAGGATACAGCATGATGTGCGAGAATGTGAAAAAATTGTAGCAACCATTACCGGAGAAGTAAATATGTCTGGGGTCAAGGTCGTGCGGCTGGGACGCCCGGATAACAGATCATCCAAACCGAGGCCAACGAAAGTCATGTTTAACAACAAACATGACGCATTGAAGATTCTTAAAAACAAAGGCAGGCACGCCAATGGCAAGAACATCAAGTCTGACCAAACACCTACCCAACAAGAATACCTAAAAATGCTACGCACAGAATTAGAGGACCGCACAAGAGAAGGAGAGGACAACCTcacaattaaattcattaatggTTGCCCCAAAATCATTACTCtggcaaaaaaccaagccaCCCAACAATAACATCTtgcaataataaacaaaacttcACAAACCTACCTATTTTAAGCAATATCATCATATACACTAACTTAGGCTCATTACAACCAAAATTTGATCTATTTCATGCTCGTGTTCTTACATGCAAACCCAAGCCGATTATCATAGCTGTGACTGAAACATGGTTGAATGCGAATATACCTAACAATCTAGTGAGTATTCCGGGTTATGATCTATATAGAAAGGACCGTGGTGACCGGAGAGGCGGAGGCGTCGCCGTGTACGTGGCTCAGGAGGTATGTGGACTACAAGTAATAGCTAAGTTTAATACCAGCTACTCGTCCTTGAAGTCTATTGATACGCTATGGCTAGACATAACTTTAAACCAATACCATCTACTATTTGCATGCATTTATCGACCGGATGATTCTTGTATATAtgaagaaaaaatattattaagtgAAATAACCTCTGCCTCCATATCACAAAACGTCATCATTACGGGAGATTTCAATTACCGTGAGATAGCTTGGCCACTAACAAACATTCAACACAGTGAAAGTAGAAGAGAGTTTATGTTTGAAGATATGTTCGTGCAAAGCAATTTATATCAATTGGTCCAGAAACCCACCCGACACCGAGAAGGCAATCGATCATCGCTTCTCGACCTTGTCATGACAAACGACGAAAACTTGATTGTAGATGTTGAGCACCAACCACCTGTTGGTAAATCAGATCACGATTTGTTGCTACTGTCAATGCAGCTGGAAAACAACAATAAGCTTAGTAAAGTTAAAAAACAAACAGAAAAAACTACTTTAAATCTGACACGGGAAGTATAGACTTGGCTTTGTATGAAAGCAATATTTTAGACTTAGTAAAAACGCGTAATACAACAAACTGTAAGTGGGAAACATTTGAATCCACCATACTCGAAGTAGCAAACAAGCACACACCAAACATGAGACCACCATGCAAGCCACCACTTAAACCTTGGATCGACAAGgacataaaactaaaaatacggGAAAAACGAAAAGCATGGgacaaatacctacttacgGGAAGCAAAGACGATTACAAGTACTACAGGACACTTAATAACTCACTTCTAAATATAACTAGGCGATCTAGAACTGAATATGAAAGCCGTATAGTAAACCTCGGACCTAAAGCTTTTTACGCGTACATTAGAAAACAGCTatctactaaagtttcagttcCCCGAGTTATGCGCGACGGAGACAATACAGTAACATGCGAGGTTGACATAGCAAATGCCCTCGCCAAACGATTTGAAAGTAATTATGTTAAGGAGTCAAATGACCCAGTACCTCTAGTTGCGTGCCCTCGCATTCAGGAATCTTTATGTAACATTACCATTACAGAAGACTTAGTCTGGAACAAACTGAAAAAGCTGCGCGATGACACTTCCATGGGCCCCGACGGAATTCCAGCGATCCTACTAAAGAAATGTAAAGCTATTCTGCCACCACTGACGCACATTATGAAAGAATCATTCAACACATCAACCGTGCCGCAGAAGTGGAGGAACGCCATAGTGACACCTATTTACAAAAAAGGAGACAAGCTCAACCCCAATAACTATAGACCTATCAGTCTAACTTGTCTAGCCGTTAAACTAATGGAAGCGATTATAAACGACGAAATAAGACAATTCCTAGATAGTAACCATATCATCGTCGATCAACAACATGGATTCATGAAAAGGAGATCCACCGTCACCAACCTATTAGCATGTGTCAAAATCTGGTCTCACCATCTGGATAACGCGGAACCAATCGACGTGATATACCTAGACTATGAAAAAGCCTTTGATAGAGTGCCTCATCGCAGACTCCTGGCTAAGTTGGAACACTTCGGCATAAGGGGAAAGCTTCTACAATGGATAGAATCATTTATAAAAGACAGAAAATTCAGGGTGCGAATAGCTGACAGCGTATCTGACGAATTTGATGTCTGGAGTGGTGTTCCGCAAGGATCGGTGATCTCAACCACCTTGTTCAATATATTTGTGACTGACTTACAAACCGTCATCAAGTCCAACTTCAGCTTCTTCGCGGACGACTCCAAGCTGTTTGTTAACCCACTGATAGACCACAGCAAGCTACAGTTAGACCTGGACAGAATTAAGGACTGGTGCCTCACATGGCTTATAAATTTGAACGAAACAAAATGCACAGTTCTGCACATGCACAAAAAGAACCCAAATTTGCCCTATACTTTAAATAATGTACAGTTAGCAGATACTGCGACCCAACAAGACCTGGGAGTTATTATGTCTAACGACCTGAAGTGGGAACCGCATATTTCCAAAATGGTAAAAAAGGCCAACTCGATAGTTTACATAATTAGAAGAGCTTTTCGTATCCTTACTCCTGAAACAATGCTAAAAATATACAAGACCTATATAAGACCTATTCTGGAATACGGTTTTCA contains:
- the LOC125234127 gene encoding NAD-dependent protein deacetylase Sirt6 translates to MSCNYAEGLSPYEHKGVLGIPEKFDSIDTFNKKCDLLAQLINQSRHVVVHTGAGISTSAGIPDFRGPNGVWTLEKKGKKPSINVSFADAKPTKTHLILKKLVECDKVHYIVSQNIDGLHLKSGLPREFLSELHGNMFVDECNLCKRQFVRSSPVETVGKKCSGVPCAAAHICGRPCRGRLYDGVLDWEHSLPENDLLMAEWHSSIADLSICLGTTLQIVPSGNLPLETVKYGGKLVICNLQPTKHDNKADLVINYYVDDVLEKVMNILGLDIPTYSEEENPMKKAEYSVVDWTIDRYSVMTLEKMFKAKCKGVKKQRVLIKKRNSDISISGTNCDDKAKIIKLEVKEENNDNQTENGHVNNQNENGHQVEIENEQNNVDIVNENGQEIKIENEQNDVNMENEIELNNVVENTQNDLDIVNENVLNVNVENEHNNVDIVDENEKQITFVNEQNDMDIANEKRQRITEENKLNDVNIVNEKQAVENEQNDVDIVNENG